From the Syntrophorhabdaceae bacterium genome, one window contains:
- a CDS encoding sugar phosphate isomerase/epimerase family protein, which translates to MNFGLSTYFLVKMRFRDALKHIISSGFNTIELSLEIPHVLEIDRDVINYLKYLRSDGIDFSMHAPFLEINLGSFFEDVRRYSKKRIIHAINTACAIGCNPVVIHPCYTFVKDKSKSIEAETRENFIQDLKEVLELAYENGIKIALENVHMPFFFFYNMDDFKALKEIIPGLGIALDLGHAFIAKRTEGIDNPEQSIIEDIEYIGMENIFHVHLHNNYGSKDEHLFLHGDMDIKQIISFLKTKDYSEKIIIESSDPELYGMDSVLKKIEELKDC; encoded by the coding sequence ACTTATTTTCTCGTGAAGATGAGATTTAGGGATGCGTTAAAGCATATTATATCCTCGGGTTTTAATACCATAGAACTTTCTTTAGAAATACCACATGTCCTTGAGATAGATAGAGATGTTATAAACTATCTTAAATATTTAAGATCAGATGGCATAGATTTTTCCATGCACGCCCCTTTCCTGGAGATAAATTTGGGAAGTTTCTTTGAGGATGTGAGGAGATACTCAAAAAAAAGGATTATCCATGCCATAAATACGGCATGCGCCATTGGATGTAATCCTGTTGTGATCCACCCATGCTACACATTTGTGAAGGATAAATCAAAATCTATTGAAGCAGAAACAAGAGAAAATTTTATTCAAGATCTAAAAGAGGTTTTAGAACTCGCTTATGAAAATGGAATAAAAATTGCTTTAGAGAATGTCCATATGCCTTTTTTCTTTTTTTATAATATGGATGATTTCAAGGCATTAAAGGAAATAATTCCAGGTCTTGGCATTGCCCTTGACCTTGGCCATGCCTTTATTGCCAAGCGCACAGAAGGCATTGATAATCCTGAACAATCTATAATAGAAGATATAGAATACATAGGGATGGAAAACATATTTCACGTCCATCTTCACAACAATTACGGCTCTAAAGACGAGCATCTCTTTCTACATGGAGACATGGATATAAAACAGATAATCTCATTTTTAAAAACAAAGGATTATTCAGAAAAGATTATAATTGAAAGTTCAGACCCGGAACTGTACGGAATGGACTCTGTGTTAAAAAAGATAGAAGAGTTAAAGGATTGTTGA